A single genomic interval of Tsukamurella paurometabola harbors:
- a CDS encoding MFS transporter → MAQTDQEQSLERPGGLRKIVAASMAGTVVEWYEFFLYGIAATVVFNKIFFKAGASEYDAIIAAFVTYAVGFAARPIGGIVFGHLGDKLGRKKLLQVSILMVGVATFLMGCLPTFDQIGYWAPFLLVVLRFIQGFAVGGEWGGAVLLVAEHSPNKSRGFWASWPQAGVPGGNLAATVVLLILTNALSEDDFLAWGWRIAFWLSAVIVLVGYYIRTQVDESPIFKEAQQQIEQEKAVSYGVVEVVKRYPRGVLSAMGLRFGENIFYYLVVTFSITYLKTVVKMDTSDILMWLLIAHAVHFAVMPYAGALTDRVGRRPVYWAGAALAATWGFFAFPMFDTGHGAVVVAAVTIGLVFHALMYAPQPAIMAESFPTRMRYSGVSLAAQVTSIAAGSLAPIIATKLLKEFGSAVPVAVYLAIACGITFLAVFFVRETKGIDLATIDAEDRAMLDRAAQDVRA, encoded by the coding sequence ATGGCGCAGACCGACCAGGAGCAGTCCCTCGAACGCCCCGGGGGCCTCCGCAAGATCGTCGCCGCGTCGATGGCCGGCACGGTCGTCGAGTGGTACGAGTTCTTCCTCTACGGCATCGCCGCCACGGTGGTGTTCAACAAGATCTTCTTCAAGGCGGGCGCCAGCGAGTACGACGCCATCATCGCGGCGTTCGTGACCTACGCGGTGGGCTTCGCGGCCCGCCCGATCGGCGGCATCGTCTTCGGTCACCTGGGCGACAAGCTCGGCCGCAAGAAGCTGCTGCAGGTCTCGATCCTCATGGTCGGCGTCGCCACCTTCCTCATGGGCTGCCTGCCCACCTTCGACCAGATCGGCTACTGGGCGCCCTTCCTGCTCGTGGTGCTGCGCTTCATCCAGGGCTTCGCGGTGGGCGGCGAGTGGGGCGGCGCCGTACTGCTCGTCGCCGAGCACAGCCCGAACAAGTCCCGCGGCTTCTGGGCGTCGTGGCCGCAGGCCGGCGTGCCGGGCGGCAACCTCGCCGCCACCGTCGTGCTGCTGATCCTGACCAACGCGCTGTCCGAGGACGACTTCCTCGCGTGGGGCTGGCGCATCGCGTTCTGGCTGTCCGCGGTGATCGTGCTCGTGGGCTACTACATCCGCACGCAGGTCGACGAGTCGCCGATCTTCAAGGAGGCCCAGCAGCAGATCGAGCAGGAGAAGGCCGTCTCGTACGGCGTCGTCGAGGTGGTCAAGCGGTACCCGCGCGGCGTGCTCTCGGCGATGGGCCTGCGCTTCGGCGAGAACATCTTCTACTACCTCGTGGTCACCTTCTCGATCACGTACCTCAAGACCGTCGTGAAGATGGACACCTCGGACATCCTCATGTGGCTGCTCATCGCGCACGCCGTGCACTTCGCGGTGATGCCGTACGCGGGTGCGCTGACCGACCGCGTCGGCCGCAGGCCCGTCTACTGGGCGGGCGCCGCGCTCGCCGCGACGTGGGGCTTCTTCGCCTTCCCGATGTTCGACACCGGCCACGGCGCGGTCGTCGTCGCCGCGGTGACCATCGGCCTGGTCTTCCACGCGCTGATGTACGCGCCGCAGCCCGCGATCATGGCCGAGTCGTTCCCGACGCGCATGCGCTACTCGGGCGTCTCGCTGGCCGCGCAGGTCACGTCGATCGCCGCCGGTTCGCTCGCCCCGATCATCGCGACCAAGCTGCTCAAGGAGTTCGGCTCCGCCGTGCCCGTCGCCGTGTACCTGGCGATCGCGTGCGGCATCACCTTCCTCGCGGTCTTCTTCGTCCGGGAGACGAAGGGGATCGACCTCGCCACGATCGACGCGGAGGACCGGGCGATGCTGGACCGCGCAGCGCAGGACGTGCGCGCGTGA